In Dermacentor variabilis isolate Ectoservices chromosome 11, ASM5094787v1, whole genome shotgun sequence, one genomic interval encodes:
- the LOC142564657 gene encoding uncharacterized protein LOC142564657: protein MPLSWPFVLCFSCRLATWMYRLYLAALGGMVLAATCLPSSQQGIVADIYRYSVPPDFDADILEQDAAYGGVTSAESFLFKSSGHVSVAEAQRQIGSSGSDDVQGCCSPRPLSDIAFD, encoded by the exons ATGCCCCTGTCGTGGCCGTTCGTGCTGTGCTTCTCGTGCCGCCTGGCCACGTGGATGTACCGGCTGTACCTGGCCGCACTGGGAGGCATGGTGCTGGCCGCCACCTGCCTGCCCAGCAGCCAGCAGGGCATCGTGGCCGACATCTACCGTTACTCCGTTCCGCCGGACTTCGACGCGGACATCTTGGAGCAGGACGCCGCTTACGGAGGCGTGACCAGCGCGGAGTCCTTCTTGTTCAAGTCGTCCGGGCACGTGTCCGTCGCCGAGGCCCAGCGGCAGAT cgGCTCCAGCGGAAGTGACGACGTACAAGGCTGCTGCAGTCCCCGACCGCTTTCCGACATTGCTTTCGACTAA